One window of Athalia rosae chromosome 2, iyAthRosa1.1, whole genome shotgun sequence genomic DNA carries:
- the LOC105684766 gene encoding nuclear hormone receptor FTZ-F1 beta-like has product MSEQNGPPEGPGWWPPAQSWKSSSVPARPEAGRNVSVTTINVPPAHEMHDGKNVKYLGGRNGVTVSVVSGCATGNEPENDGVDSDGEVSKIDFRGVNLRTKKKRDAPEGQESDASTITEAMLQQPERPMSWEGELSDQEMSSNTITNQDHEETSMEGVQVCSASPGPTHAPQEPKFPIKLEPEFRSSPGPPLGTPNETTLSNSQQHQQHHQHHPQQQHQHQHHQHQQQHQQQLNIDGLEQTQQSDLPLLVGKLLGGYNNATPSHSPVLNPRHHLTKHSHTRSQVPSPDSAIHSAYSVFSSPTQSPHAARHSALGAGSPVPSSSLSLSRHSFNNSTSSLSLSLSHSLSRNNSDASSSCYSYGSLSPPTHSPVQQPRHSHSHTSHPHHQVAPQGSPLHLPVSHHYSATNSELSEGLSEDQEDCKIAPATAGISTRQQLINSPCPICGDKISGFHYGIFSCESCKGFFKRTVQNRKNYVCLRGAGCSVTVATRKKCPACRFDKCLNMGMKLEAIREDRTRGGRSTYQCSYTLPANLVGCTSGGLPGDKMAGGTCSPAPPGYEHHHSARHHSNHSHKLHVVPQLLQEIMDVEHLWHYNDNDRMTSAQSSGSSSKSEQPRPSSVGPQNTEHDPHPPSNANTNANPSQHPDFLSNLCNIADHRLYKIVKWCKSLPLFKNISIDDQICLLINSWCELLLFSCCFRSVNTPGEIRVSLGKSITLEQARQLGLASCIERMLAFTNNLRRLRVDQYEYVAMKVIVLLTSDTSELKEPEKVRASQEKALQALQQYTIAMYPEMPAKFGELLLRIPDLQRTCQAGKELLSAKRAEGEGSSFNLLMELLRGDH; this is encoded by the exons GTAAAAATGTTAAGTATTTGGGTGGTCGGAACGGTGTGACGGTGTCAGTCGTGTCCGGATGCGCTACCGGAAATGAACCGGAAAATGACGGAGTGGATAGCGACGGCGAAGTAAGCAAGATCGATTTCCGGGGAGTAAATCTCCgcacgaaaaagaaaagggacgCGCCAGAAGGACAGGAAAGCGACGCTAGCACCATCACCGAGGCGATGCTGCAGCAGCCGGAACGCCCCATGTCCTGGGAGGGTGAACTTTCCGATCAAGAAATGTCCTCCAATACAATCACCAATCAA GACCATGAAGAAACATCAATGGAAGGTGTTCAAGTCTGCAGCGCAAGCCCAGGACCAACACATGCACCACAGGAGCCTAAATTCCCGATAAAACTCGAGCCGGAATTTCGCTCGAGTCCTGGGCCACCTTTAGGTACCCCTAACGAAACAACACTATCCAACTCTCAACAACACCAACAACATCATCAACACCATCCAcagcaacaacatcaacatcaACATCATCAACACCAACAACAGCACCAACAACAGCTCAATATTGACGGACTAGAACAAACTCAGCAAAGTGATTTACCACTACTTGTTGGGAAACTGCTTGGAGGATATAACAATGCGACTCCTAGCCACAGTCCAGTCCTTAATCCAAGACATCATCTGACTAAACATAGTCACACGAGATCACAG GTTCCATCGCCAGACTCGGCGATACATTCGGCATACAGCGTGTTCAGCTCCCCGACACAAAGTCCTCATGCCGCTCGTCACTCGGCGCTCGGAGCTGGAAGTCCTGTGCCTTCTTCATCTTTGTCACTTTCACGCCACAGTTTCAACAATTCAACATCCTCACTATCTTTGTCTCTCTCGCATTCGCTTTCGCGAAATAACTCTGATGCATCCAGCAGCTGCTATAGTTACGGATCTCTCAGTCCACCTACACATTCGCCCGTGCAACAACCGAGACACTCCCATTCTCATACTTCACATCCACACCATCAAGTTGCACCACAAGGCAGTCCTCTACATTTGCCAGTATCGCATCATTATTCAGCAACAAATTCGGAACTTTCCGAGGGGCTAAGTGAGGATCAGGAGGATTGTAAAATAGCACCCGCTACGGCAGGCATTTCGACTAGACAACAGCTCATCAATAGTCCCTGCCCTATCTGTGGTGACAAGATCAGTGGTTTTCACTACGGTATATTTTCTTGCGAGTCTTGTAAAGGATTCTTCAAGAGGACAGTACAGAATCGGAAGAATTATGTATGCCTTAGAGGAGCTGGATGTTCGGTTACTGTGGCTACACGGAAAAAATGTCCAGCTTGTCGATTCGACAAGTGTTTAAATATGGGAATGAAGTTGGAAGCAATTAGGGAAGACCGAACCCGAGGTGGTAGAAGTACATATCAGTGTAGTTACACGCTCCCGGCAAACTTGGTGGGCTGTACTTCCGGTGGATTACCTGGCGATAAAATGGCCGGAGGAACATGCAGTCCTGCACCTCCTGGGTATGAACATCACCATTCGGCAAGGCACCATTCAAATCACTCGCATAAACTGCACGTGGTGCCGCAGTTGTTGCAAGAAATTATGGATGTGGAACATTTGTGGCATTATAATGACAATGATCGAATGACAAGTGCGCAAAGTAGTGGCAGCAGTAGCAAATCAGAGCAGCCCAGGCCCAGTTCTGTGGGGCCACAAAATACTGAACATGATCCGCACCCACCCAGCAATGCGAATACAAATGCGAATCCATCGCAGCATCCAGACTTTTTGTCAAACCTGTGCAATATTGCAGATCATAGGCTTTATAAAATTGTTAAGTGGTGCAAGAGCTTGCCCCTCTTTAAAAACATTTCAATCGATGATCAAATTTGCCTCCTAATCAATTCGTGGTGTGagttgttgttattttcatgCTGCTTCAGAAGCGTGAATACACCAGGAGAGATTAGAGTCTCTCTTGGGAAATCAATCACACTTGAACAAGCCAGACAGCTGGGTCTCGCTAGTTGCATTGAAAGAATGCTTGCATTCACCAACAACCTTAGACGATTGCGGGTGGACCAATACGAGTACGTCGCGATGAAG GTCATTGTCCTACTGACATCTGACACAAGCGAGTTGAAAGAGCCAGAAAAGGTCCGAGCATCACAGGAGAAAGCATTACAGGCGTTGCAACAGTACACTATTGCCATGTATCCGGAAATGCCAGCCAAGTTTGGCGAACTGCTCCTTCGAATCCCAGATCTACAGCGAACTTGTCAAGCAGGGAAGGAGCTGCTCAGTGCAAAACGAGCAGAAGGAGAAGGTAGTTCCTTCAACCTGTTGATGGAACTGCTACGAGGGGACCACTGA
- the LOC105694020 gene encoding anoctamin-3-like isoform X2: MSTSKWEKHAYTTADRALIIWEIMWRTKFGPEPHQIGLLKLLNDHVFLTAYPLHDGYVEHWKNELPTHRQILYREWGNPKATFKYQPLNLICLYFGCEVGLYFTWLAFYNRMLLLPTVVGIVTFIFGIVTLHGDNSFVDELCSSQEKICGRCPDENHCSAYKLSDSCSYTKISYITDNNMTIFYTTFMALWATVFNKMWKQKLSMLSWYWNLHDSTTDYDMRPQYEIAATKYRYNSLTKRVHLEHNVYRKTWQVAISVTLIMVLTFTACSVYFGVILLRTTITHSLRISHNKILRWNSSIIAILVASMVNLCFILMLEIVYEKLAIILTNLENPRTRAEYDKSYTIKIYVLSFINYYSALVYIAFFKGKFFTHPGDHGRWNHMSGISMQQCDPAGCLSELSIQLAIIMCGKQVFLNIMEVIVPKILRWFKGKLNKFENLPRWEEDFLLRENEQFTLYMEVHEMVLQYGFVTLFVSTFPLAPMFALMNNIFEVRIDAHKMLCDLRRPFPRRVTSLGAWEDILEGVTYTAIVFNGLIIGFTSDFIPKLLYKIENGSLQGYVNDSLSIFATKHYGSTLKPDTCRYPGYRYPPDHPLAYELTPKYWYILCWQFIFLVIFEHFVFGVTRFISHAISDMPQYIKEKVQADKEFLRTLKDRTIGSDY, encoded by the exons ATGTCGACTAGTAAATGGGAAAAGCATGCCTATACAACAGCGGACCGAGCACTCATCATTTGGGAAATTATGTGGAGAACAAAATTTGGTCCTGAACCACACCAAATTGGTTTGCTGAAGTTGCTCAACGATCATGTTTTTTTAACTGCGTATCCACTACATGATGGATACGTAGAACATTGGAAGAATGAACTACCAACACATCGCCAA ATTTTGTATCGTGAATGGGGAAATCCTAAGGCAACCTTTAAATATCAACCATTAAATTTAATCTGCCTTTACTTCGGTTGCGAAGTCGGTCTTTATTTCACTTGGCTTGCTTTCTATAATCGAATGTTACTACTCCCGACAGTTGTGGGCATTGTGACATTCATTTTTGGAATAGTCACCCTTCACGGAGATAATTCATTCGT GGACGAGTTATGCTCCAGTCAGGAAAAGATATGTGGACGCTGCCCGGATGAAAACCATTGCTCTGCGTATAAACTATCTGACTCCTGCTCGTATACGAAGATTTCATACATTACCGACAATAACATGACCATATTTTATACAACATTTATGGCGCTATGGG cAACAGTTTTCAACAAAATGTGGAAGCAAAAGTTGTCAATGCTGAGTTGGTATTGGAATCTTCATGATTCAACAACAGATTATGACATGCGACCGCAGTATGAAATAGCAGCAACAAAATATCGCTATAACTCGTTAACGAAGAGGGTACACTTAGAGCATAATGTCTACCGTAAAACATGGCAAGTTGCAATATCTGTTACTCTCATTATGGTTCTG ACATTTACTGCATGCTCTGTATACTTTGGAGTAATTCTCTTAAGAACTACGATAACGCACTCTCTAAGAATTAGTCATAATAAAATACTTCGTTGGAATAGTTCAATAATAGCAATACTTGTTGCTTCGATGGTGAACTTGTGCTTCATATTGATGTTGGAGATt GTGTATGAAAAGCTAGCCATAATCCTGACCAATTTGGAAAATCCTAGAACTCGCGCGGAATATGATAAAAGTTACACTATAAAGATCTATGTATTGTCATTCATCAATTACTATTCTGCATTAGTGTACATCGCATTCTTCAAAGGAAAATTCTTCACACACCCTGGTGATCATGGACGTTGGAATCATATGTCAGGCATTTCTATGCAGCAATGTGATCCAGCCGGATGTCTGAGCGAACTTTCAATACAGTTAGCAATTATCATGTGTGGAAAGCAAGTATTTTTGAATATCATGGAAGTAATTGTTCCAAAGATTCTGCGTTGGTTCAAGGGAAAGTTAAACAAGTTTGAAAACTTACCACGGTGGGAAGAAGATTTTCTGCTTCGGGAAAATGAGCAGTTTACTTTGTACATGGAAGTACATGAAATGG TTCTCCAATATGGATTTGTCACTTTATTTGTATCAACATTCCCATTGGCCCCAATGTTTGCTCTTATGAATAacatatttgaagtccgaatcGATGCGCATAAAATGTTGTGTGACTTGAGAAGGCCATTTCCTCGTAGGGTAACAAGTTTGGGGGCTTGGGAAGACATTTTAGAAGGAGTAACTTACACTGCAATTGTATTCAAt GGCTTAATTATAGGATTTACCAGTGATTTCATACCAAAGCTGCtctataaaatagaaaatggtaGTCTCCAGGGCTATGTGAATGACTCACTATCAATATTCGCAACCAAACACTATGGGTCAACTTTGAAACCTGACACATGCCGATACCCTGGATATCGCTACCCACCTGATCATCCTTTGGCATATGAACTTACGCCGAAATACTGGTATATACTATGCTGGCAGTTTATATTTCTTGTGATATTTGAG CATTTTGTATTTGGTGTAACGCGATTCATATCTCATGCAATTTCTGACATGCCTCaatatataaaagaaaaagttcaagCAGACAAAGAATTCCTACGTACTTTAAAAGATCGTACCATTGGAagtgattattaa
- the LOC105694020 gene encoding anoctamin-3-like isoform X1 — MSTSKWEKHAYTTADRALIIWEIMWRTKFGPEPHQIGLLKLLNDHVFLTAYPLHDGYVEHWKNELPTHRQILYREWGNPKATFKYQPLNLICLYFGCEVGLYFTWLAFYNRMLLLPTVVGIVTFIFGIVTLHGDNSFVDELCSSQEKICGRCPDENHCSAYKLSDSCSYTKISYITDNNMTIFYTTFMALWATVFNKMWKQKLSMLSWYWNLHDSTTDYDMRPQYEIAATKYRYNSLTKRVHLEHNVYRKTWQVAISVTLIMVLTFTACSVYFGVILLRTTITHSLRISHNKILRWNSSIIAILVASMVNLCFILMLEIVYEKLAIILTNLENPRTRAEYDKSYTIKIYVLSFINYYSALVYIAFFKGKFFTHPGDHGRWNHMSGISMQQCDPAGCLSELSIQLAIIMCGKQVFLNIMEVIVPKILRWFKGKLNKFENLPRWEEDFLLRENEQFTLYMEVHEMVLQYGFVTLFVSTFPLAPMFALMNNIFEVRIDAHKMLCDLRRPFPRRVTSLGAWEDILEGVTYTAIVFNGLIIGFTSDFIPKLLYKIENGSLQGYVNDSLSIFATKHYGSTLKPDTCRYPGYRYPPDHPLAYELTPKYWYILCWQFIFLVIFEVGIVSEINFEPSGSRRSLHAAISLPEFILNHYCYPNHFLPCSILYLV; from the exons ATGTCGACTAGTAAATGGGAAAAGCATGCCTATACAACAGCGGACCGAGCACTCATCATTTGGGAAATTATGTGGAGAACAAAATTTGGTCCTGAACCACACCAAATTGGTTTGCTGAAGTTGCTCAACGATCATGTTTTTTTAACTGCGTATCCACTACATGATGGATACGTAGAACATTGGAAGAATGAACTACCAACACATCGCCAA ATTTTGTATCGTGAATGGGGAAATCCTAAGGCAACCTTTAAATATCAACCATTAAATTTAATCTGCCTTTACTTCGGTTGCGAAGTCGGTCTTTATTTCACTTGGCTTGCTTTCTATAATCGAATGTTACTACTCCCGACAGTTGTGGGCATTGTGACATTCATTTTTGGAATAGTCACCCTTCACGGAGATAATTCATTCGT GGACGAGTTATGCTCCAGTCAGGAAAAGATATGTGGACGCTGCCCGGATGAAAACCATTGCTCTGCGTATAAACTATCTGACTCCTGCTCGTATACGAAGATTTCATACATTACCGACAATAACATGACCATATTTTATACAACATTTATGGCGCTATGGG cAACAGTTTTCAACAAAATGTGGAAGCAAAAGTTGTCAATGCTGAGTTGGTATTGGAATCTTCATGATTCAACAACAGATTATGACATGCGACCGCAGTATGAAATAGCAGCAACAAAATATCGCTATAACTCGTTAACGAAGAGGGTACACTTAGAGCATAATGTCTACCGTAAAACATGGCAAGTTGCAATATCTGTTACTCTCATTATGGTTCTG ACATTTACTGCATGCTCTGTATACTTTGGAGTAATTCTCTTAAGAACTACGATAACGCACTCTCTAAGAATTAGTCATAATAAAATACTTCGTTGGAATAGTTCAATAATAGCAATACTTGTTGCTTCGATGGTGAACTTGTGCTTCATATTGATGTTGGAGATt GTGTATGAAAAGCTAGCCATAATCCTGACCAATTTGGAAAATCCTAGAACTCGCGCGGAATATGATAAAAGTTACACTATAAAGATCTATGTATTGTCATTCATCAATTACTATTCTGCATTAGTGTACATCGCATTCTTCAAAGGAAAATTCTTCACACACCCTGGTGATCATGGACGTTGGAATCATATGTCAGGCATTTCTATGCAGCAATGTGATCCAGCCGGATGTCTGAGCGAACTTTCAATACAGTTAGCAATTATCATGTGTGGAAAGCAAGTATTTTTGAATATCATGGAAGTAATTGTTCCAAAGATTCTGCGTTGGTTCAAGGGAAAGTTAAACAAGTTTGAAAACTTACCACGGTGGGAAGAAGATTTTCTGCTTCGGGAAAATGAGCAGTTTACTTTGTACATGGAAGTACATGAAATGG TTCTCCAATATGGATTTGTCACTTTATTTGTATCAACATTCCCATTGGCCCCAATGTTTGCTCTTATGAATAacatatttgaagtccgaatcGATGCGCATAAAATGTTGTGTGACTTGAGAAGGCCATTTCCTCGTAGGGTAACAAGTTTGGGGGCTTGGGAAGACATTTTAGAAGGAGTAACTTACACTGCAATTGTATTCAAt GGCTTAATTATAGGATTTACCAGTGATTTCATACCAAAGCTGCtctataaaatagaaaatggtaGTCTCCAGGGCTATGTGAATGACTCACTATCAATATTCGCAACCAAACACTATGGGTCAACTTTGAAACCTGACACATGCCGATACCCTGGATATCGCTACCCACCTGATCATCCTTTGGCATATGAACTTACGCCGAAATACTGGTATATACTATGCTGGCAGTTTATATTTCTTGTGATATTTGAGGTAGGTATAGttagtgaaattaatttcgaacCTTCCGGTTCTCGTAGATCATTACATGCAGCAATTAGCTTGCCGGAATTTATATTAAATCACTATTGCTACCcaaatcattttttacctTGCAGCATTTTGTATTTGGTGTAA